The Lewinellaceae bacterium nucleotide sequence CCTCCTCTGAATTACCCATTGTGGTGATTGAGACCAATGGGCAGCAGATTGTCGATGATCCTGATGTATTGTGTGAATTCGGTATTATTTACAATGGCCCCGGAGCCGTCAATTATCTCTCCGACCCAAAAAACGAGTATGACGGCTACGCTAAAATCGAATTAAGGGGAGAATCCTCCCTTTTTTTTGAAAAAAAGTCCTATTCCGTAGAAACCAGTGATGCTTCCGGGGCTGATGTTGACGCTTCTTTCCTCAATTTTCCGGAAGAAGAAGACTGGGTGCTTTACGGGCCGTATTCCGACAAATCGCTTTTGCGAAATGTCCTGATCATGAAGATCGGGCGGGAAATGGGCCGATACAACAGTCGGACAAGGATGTGTGAAGTATTCCTCAATGGGAACTACGAGGGCGTTTATGTCCTCATGGAAAAAATAAAGCGGGATGAAAACAGGGTGGATATTGCCAAGCTCAAAGCCACAGATATCGAAGGAGAAGAATTGACCGGTGGTTATCTTTTCAGGATAGATAAAGGAGATCTCCCGGGATGGTCTTCCAATTTCGGGGTGGTGTCTGCCCCGTGGATGCCCATCCGGTTTCAATACAGGTACCCTGATCCGGACAGCATTCAACAGGAGCAGGAAGTATACATCCAATCATATGTGGACAGCTTCGAAAGAGCCATTGCCCACACGCCCACTTTTATCAATAATTACGGTTACCATTATACTCACTATATCGACCTGGAGTCCTTTGTCGATAATTTCATCGTTAATGAAATGACCAGGAACCTGGACGGATACCGATTGAGCACATATTTCTACAAAGACAAAAACAGCAAAATCATCGCTGGCCCTTTATGGGATTTTAATATTTCTTTGGGTAATGGTGATTATTGTAACGGAGATAGTTATACGGGATGGATGTACGAGGAGTATTGTGGAAACGGCAATCCGTTCTGGTGGAAGAACATGCTGACCGACAGCCTTTTCCTAAAAACATTAACATGCCGCTGGAGCGAACTTCGGGAAACCACCCTGGATGAAGACAACCTCCTTGAATTCATCGATTCCATGTCCCTGGTGCTGCAACAGCCAGCCCAGCGCAATTTCACCCGGTGGCCTATTCTTGGCACCTATGTCTGGCCCAATGCCTGGCCTTACCCGGAGACTTACGTGGGAGAAATTGACCGGCTAAAATGGTGGCTCATAAACCGTTTGATCTGGATGGATAACACCATTAATGCCATTGAGGCCGATTGTGAATCTCTTATACCAACCTACACCTTCTCCCCTTCTGAAGCACCTTCCCCTCTTCTTATTTACCCCAATCCCAACCAGGGCAGGTTCATCCTTGAATTAAATCCAGGATTCCAGGAGAATGGAAATACCTCGCTGCTTGTAAAAGATTTGACCGGGCGGGTGGTTTTTGAGCAATCATGGATGCTCCCGTTACCGCAAAGCCTGATTTTGGATATGCCGGACGCATTATCTTCAGGCCTTTATATCATTCAGGTGATCCAACAACAAAAAGTGGTACAACAAGGCAGGATGGTCGTACTTCCTTAAGATCACAGAATTTTCTTATTATACAGTTGTAAAGGCCTGGCTGATAGCCATTAGACAGGAAAAAATGCAGGAAGGCCGAATATTTTAAATTCGGACCTTCCCTTAATTGTTCGGGTGTTCAATTTACGGGTGATTTACACTATTGATGTCTATTTCTACTATAATTTCATTACGCCTTCCGATCAATGCAAAAGGCGGATTATAACCGAGGTAGCTAAAATGGCTTAAATATTGGATATCATTGGATTGCAAGAGCGATTTAAGCCGCTCAGTATACTTTTTAATTTTCCGGTCATTGGTCCATCCCCCAAAACGGATGGCCGCAACGTATTTCTCAGGCTCCTGTTTGAATTTAACGCCGGAATCATTTGGCTTCGGTAAATCTTCCAGCTTGTACGCTGCAGGTACCATAAACATCATGGTCACTGAATCTTCCATGGTCATCGCTACCGGAGAAGTCATGGCGATCTTTTGCTGTTGGGCATTGTTGCCAAAAATATAACCCGCCAGCATTCTGAACCCGTTCCTGGAAGTTTCTTCATAAGAAGCCTGGTCCATGGTCACGTAGGTAAAATTGGCCGGCTCGTACGCCCGGACCTCAAAGGCATCAAATGATTTGACCACCTTGTATGGGTACATTTCTATGTTACTGGTGGCTCTTGAACTTAATATCTGTGCCAGAATAAATATCCCTGCCAAAGAGACCAAAACGATCAGAATAATTTTCATTGAATTATAATAACTTGGTGATTTTGTCGCTCATGGGGGTCGTTATGCTATAGTAGTAATCCATGAAATTTCCTTCTTCATCGATCAGATACTTCTGGAAATTCCATTTCACCGTACTGTTTTTAACCCCGTTTAATTCCTTGCTGGTCAGCCATGCATACAAAGGATGCTGGTTTTCCCCTTTGACATCCACCTTTTCGGTGATCAGGAAAGTAACCCCGTAGTTTACGGAACAGAAATGCTGGATTTCATCCGCACTTCCGGGTTCCTGGCCACCAAATTGATTACAAGGTACCCCTATGATCATCAGTTTATCCTGATATGTTTCATAGAGTTTCTCCAGGTCCGCATACTGTGGTGTAAATCCACACTCGGAGGCTACATTTACGAAAAGGATTTTTTTGCCTTTATAATCAGATAAATTAACAGGTTCCCCCGTTAAGCTATTGATCTGGATGTCATAAATCGAAGCGGACATAAGATTTTTGTTTGTGTTTTTGGCTTTGCTTTCAAAAAAGCCGGTAAAAAAGCTCATAAATAGCATTGATGTTAATAAAATAATTCCGGTTAATTTCCAGGTTGACATGGTATGCAATTAATTGTGTTGAATATAATGCTGAAGTTCAGCCATTTTTTCATGATTTTGAAATGCCCCGCCGTAATAAGTAGTGATCGTTGTTGAGGTATCATCTTTTACACCCCGCGAAGATACACATAGATGCTTTGCATCAATAATGACTGCAATATCTTCTGTATTCAACGCATTTTTCAATTCCATGGCGATCTGGTTGGTCAGTCTTTCCTGAACTTGTGGCCGTTTGGCGTAATATTGAACAATCCTGTTGAGTTTAGACAAACCAATCACCTTGCCCGATGAAATGTAAGCTACGTGCGCCTTTCCTATGATCGGAACAAAATGGTGTTCACAATTGGAATAAAAAGTAATATTCTTTTCTACGAGCATTTGATTGTACTGATACTTATTATCAAACAACGCCACTCGTGGTTTGTTCGCCGGATTCAGGCCTGAGAAAATTTCATCGATGTACATCTTTGCTACCCTGTCCGGGGTACCTTTCAGCGAATCATCGCTTAGGTCAAGCCCCATTACTTCCATAATCTCGGCAAAGAGAACGGCAATTTTTTCTTTTTTTACTTCATCGGAAAGATCAAAAGCATTTTTTCTCATGGGGGTTTCTAATCCTGTAAACAGATGATCGTCCCCAATTTCTTCAAAAGTAAATTGTTTAAGAGGACTTCTATCTTTTAAATGAATGACTGCCATGGTTCGTATTTTTTAGTGTAATTGAGTTGTTTATTGAAATAAAAATATTTTTGTTTATTATTTACAGTATAAAGTTAAACAAAAATAAATGACAATTGCAAATAATAGAGCATTAATTTTCAATAAA carries:
- a CDS encoding CotH kinase family protein, whose amino-acid sequence is MKGMLVFIMLFACTFLIAQVNHWESIVREDDSWHYFPGFSAPPSDWKSTGFSEASWNQGPGGFGYGDGDDNTVIPPVTSLFIRRTFYIADISSIVSAVLDIDYDDGFVAYLNGTEIARANMEGTAPAYSATAEAQHEALLYQGGVPDRFMIPNNLLFDHLYPGQNVLAIQVHNINLSSSDLTIRPFFSVGINDGSFTYYSTPDWFTAPVDLASSELPIVVIETNGQQIVDDPDVLCEFGIIYNGPGAVNYLSDPKNEYDGYAKIELRGESSLFFEKKSYSVETSDASGADVDASFLNFPEEEDWVLYGPYSDKSLLRNVLIMKIGREMGRYNSRTRMCEVFLNGNYEGVYVLMEKIKRDENRVDIAKLKATDIEGEELTGGYLFRIDKGDLPGWSSNFGVVSAPWMPIRFQYRYPDPDSIQQEQEVYIQSYVDSFERAIAHTPTFINNYGYHYTHYIDLESFVDNFIVNEMTRNLDGYRLSTYFYKDKNSKIIAGPLWDFNISLGNGDYCNGDSYTGWMYEEYCGNGNPFWWKNMLTDSLFLKTLTCRWSELRETTLDEDNLLEFIDSMSLVLQQPAQRNFTRWPILGTYVWPNAWPYPETYVGEIDRLKWWLINRLIWMDNTINAIEADCESLIPTYTFSPSEAPSPLLIYPNPNQGRFILELNPGFQENGNTSLLVKDLTGRVVFEQSWMLPLPQSLILDMPDALSSGLYIIQVIQQQKVVQQGRMVVLP
- a CDS encoding heme-binding protein: MKIILIVLVSLAGIFILAQILSSRATSNIEMYPYKVVKSFDAFEVRAYEPANFTYVTMDQASYEETSRNGFRMLAGYIFGNNAQQQKIAMTSPVAMTMEDSVTMMFMVPAAYKLEDLPKPNDSGVKFKQEPEKYVAAIRFGGWTNDRKIKKYTERLKSLLQSNDIQYLSHFSYLGYNPPFALIGRRNEIIVEIDINSVNHP
- a CDS encoding glutathione peroxidase yields the protein MSFFTGFFESKAKNTNKNLMSASIYDIQINSLTGEPVNLSDYKGKKILFVNVASECGFTPQYADLEKLYETYQDKLMIIGVPCNQFGGQEPGSADEIQHFCSVNYGVTFLITEKVDVKGENQHPLYAWLTSKELNGVKNSTVKWNFQKYLIDEEGNFMDYYYSITTPMSDKITKLL
- the folE gene encoding GTP cyclohydrolase I FolE produces the protein MAVIHLKDRSPLKQFTFEEIGDDHLFTGLETPMRKNAFDLSDEVKKEKIAVLFAEIMEVMGLDLSDDSLKGTPDRVAKMYIDEIFSGLNPANKPRVALFDNKYQYNQMLVEKNITFYSNCEHHFVPIIGKAHVAYISSGKVIGLSKLNRIVQYYAKRPQVQERLTNQIAMELKNALNTEDIAVIIDAKHLCVSSRGVKDDTSTTITTYYGGAFQNHEKMAELQHYIQHN